DNA sequence from the Bombus vancouverensis nearcticus chromosome 8, iyBomVanc1_principal, whole genome shotgun sequence genome:
TTGTATACAACACGTATGCACCACGTGCTGACTCCTTAAATGTGCACCTAGTGTCAAAAACGTACGTTCTACTTATAAAAGTTATTTTGTTAATAACTTTTTAAGTCGAAGTTAAGATCGATGGGTCTTCTAAACGACGGTTTTGTAAAAATTTCTCCGATATCTTGCTTCTAAATAATATCCTGGTTCTTTACTCACGCTTATAAATTCTACTAACATTTTAACGTACTTTCATTGCGATTAGGAACGATAGAAAGCGACATGTAATTCATTAGATGAAACTTTTGTGTCTCGATCATTACATAATGCATTTCAGAAACGAGAGCCACGACGGAAGTGCGTTGCGTGCTGACTTCGGAACGGTTCTGCTGCAAAAATTCGAACCGACGACAGAAATAAACCGAGGCCATTTTCTGATTATTATTAATCTATGACACTGTTCTTGGCCTCGCAAATTACGTCGACTTCGTCATCGATGCTCGACAAGCCGAACTAATTCTCGACCATAACGCGAATAACTCTAACGTACAGCgcaaaatacgataaaataaagtgtttatagaaatttttgtTGAAATCCACCACGcaatctttaaataattattttcattaagaaacagaaatttataaaattttcgtttcgagaaatagaaattaaaaaattcctccGTCCATTTAAACTGTTATATCATTACAACGCTAGGATCTTGGATGTAGAgcgtaatatttaaaaatgtggAAAACCCGAAGAAAAAAGCACGAATGAGAGTACAGAAGCAAATCGTTCTCGAGTTTAATCACCTTCTAATATTAGAATCGGAACATTCCTCTTGATTTTGGTTAACCGCGCGTGTGGAACGCACAAATCCTCGAATATTTGGTGATGATTCACGCGATGATCAAAACAGGCAGGAAGATGAATGAAAGCGAGAATATGAACGAACTGGAAACAATCCGATTGCGTGGAGTTAGAAATACGCAAATTTAATCCGTTTCTCATGCTTCCGAAACATTATGTAAGGCTGTTGTAACGAACAACTGTTGATCATCGTGGAATATTTTCTCGAATTTGCAAAGTACATCGTAAATAAGTTTGATAGATCGAATGATCTATATGAACGAGAATTAGTCgacattaaattaaattttagaatttttcttagAATTGGAGAGGATAAAGGAGATTGAGAAAACTAAAGGTGTAATTAATGGTATCAAATTTGATAATCGGTACGATAATACAAATTTCAAACATCGAGGACagagataaatttttgttttatcattCGGaggattaaattaaatatatcgcATAATATAAATATGTCTGTACTGTGAATACATTGTATGTGATCAAGTTCAGATTATAAATATGTCTGATGCGAGAGTAGAACTAGAAATACACTTGTTACGTTGGACTCAAAAGCCAGAGCTATGAATATTATGATGCGTTTTGTTGCAGCGTTCGTGGTTATATACACTTCCGGATTCGGTATAACCGCGGGGGCGCACAGGTTGTGGTCCCACAGGGCGTATAAAGCGAAATGGCCTCTTCGATTCTTACTAATATTACTATTCACCATAACTGGACAAGTTCGTAATTTTCTCTTCATtccaatttttatgaatttttataaaattatcttcTGATAATTAACTGGTTCTTTAGAAACGAATTTTCAATAAGCAATCACTGAAAGATTAATTTTCTGCGACCAAAATATCTAAGAAATTAATTTCCGGTGGCTAAATTATTCtaacaaatttctaaaaaaaattcgAACGTCGCAATATAATTATTCCTTTTTAATTTCCCTAAATGTTCAACAATTTCTCAACGATTTACAAACACTTTTCATCTACAGAAACACGTATACGCGTGGGCGTTGGACCACAGGGTACATCATAAGTACAGCGAAACCGATGCGGATCCCCACAACGCGAAAAGGGGTTTCTTCTTCGCCCACGTGGGCTGGCTTTTTACAACACCTCATCCTGATGTTGTGGCAAAAAGAAAAGCAGTGGACATGAGCGACTTGGAAGCTGATCCACTTGTCATGTGGCAAAAAAGGTAAATATTGTTCGAGAATTTATGATTCTGAATTCTAAGAATTAATTCCAATAATTTGATAAGTTTCGTTGAGTGATATATTCGTTTACAGATACTACATACCTCTGTTTGCCCTTCTAACCATTGGGTTTCCGGTCGGCGTGCCTTGCTACTTCTGGTCAGAATCTGTCTGGACATCTTTCTGGGTGAACTTCAACTTTCGTTTCTGCGTTACGCTCAACATAGCCTTCTTCGTGAATAGCGTGGCTCACATGTGGGGCCAGCGACCTTACGATAAGTAAGCAAtcaattttcaataaattccaGATCACAAATATCGAAATTACGACGTTTCGAGTTACTCGAACACGACACCACGCGCTTGCACGTGTGAAATTTCAGTTCTCCATTCATTTTAATCAGCGAGATAAATCTCTGATTAGAATCCATTTGTTTAAGCGTTCATCGGAATAGAAATTTGTACGAAGATCCAAGCTTCTCCATTATCGTAAAATCAATACTTTGCACAAAATTACCTCCATCGAAGAAACTTTCTCCCACGAGATCACAAAAATTCTCCGTACGTTTCAGAGgggatttattaatttaattctgCGTCATTGTTTTAAGTCTGAAAGTAGCATTATATATTCgtatgatttttagtttccgAACTAAGTACCCACCCTTTTGCGATCAGATTTCTCGTTTGGTGAAACTTACATTCTATGTGTATTCTCCTTCGTCATAGAATACTTCAAATGATATTACTTCTACCGATAGAACTTTCTTCTTCGTgatcaaataaaaattttgcaaatttttcagATACATCTCTCCAGTGGAGAACGTGGTGGTTTCGATCGCGGCCCTAGGCGAAGGTTGGCACAACTTTCATCACGTATTTCCGTGGGATTACAAGACTGGAGAACTTGGAAACTACACGTTCAACTTGACCACGGGCTTCATCGACGCTTTTGCACACATCGGTTGGGCTTACAATCGCAAATACGTGTCACCAGCGATGGTTCGACGCAGAGCGATCAGATCTGGCGATGGCAGTCATGTTTGGGGCTACGGTGATGCCGACATTCCAATTGAGGATCTCCAGGAATTAAAACAGATGGACAGGAAGAAAGAGTGACAATGTATTTGCAGTGATTACACGTCGACGTTATGTTCCTTCTATTTCCGCGAGTGTTGTGATCAATTGAACGTACAGGAGTGTGTGACACGAATTATGAATCACCATGTTGTTATTTTTTCTTGTGTCGTTCGGtgaattttatatgttattgttttatatgtatatatatatatacatacatatatatgtgtatgtgtatgtgtatgttaTTGTTGTAAGTATTATATGTATCGAGCAGAAGCTGCTTCAGTGTGACGAAATCGATAAATGTATCAAGCGTATCAATGTATCAATGTTTCTACGGTGGTGATAGCCACTCTATGCCATTAGACGAACAATAATATTGTCGATATTTCAAGGTTCTTAACGAAAATGTGGTTTGTCAATAAATATTGACACTATATATTGATCCTTTTAGTTGAGAACCTTGAAGTATAATGTATATGGAAAGTCTGTAAAACCCCTTTAGATCTTCATACTCGATCATCTATCGCTCTAACCGTCTTCCAACGGTTCCTGCTTTGTTTCTACGATTCTTGATCGCGCATTACTCTTACGATATAGACGAATTTGTGTCTccttttaatttattctttcCCAGTGACACGAGAAATTCGAAAATAtcggtatttttaaatatttctaaccaaattaataatttcgatATTGAATAATACATTTCCAACTATATTCAAATACAATTaagcgaaaaaaagaaaactgagAAAATTTTCGTCATTGGGCTTGGGATTTTAAAAATCCTCTCGCATTGAACGTATTAAGAAACTTGCAAGATGTCAGGTGAATTTCGTCTCTTATGATAGTTTCTATTTGGATGTATAATCTTCACGAGACTGTTGATAGAAGAATTCACTATGTGTTCTTTGGAATAATTTGCAACTTTTCGTACTTGAAAAATTTGTAAGTCGGTCTCATAAGTTAATGAACCTATCGTTAATCGATTTTGAGTCGATTAAGACAAGCTGTCTTTCTGAGCATAATGTACAAAATAGTTTctatttttaaataagaaataaaatatatgtac
Encoded proteins:
- the LOC117162776 gene encoding acyl-CoA Delta-9 desaturase; this encodes MSPSKDRVPATACEVSQLKDEYKENDSKNRKLAETDDYLAVDETYRSSKVEYVPRITWPDFIALVFVHVGCIYGLYLIFTEAKLLTTLWAFVVIYTSGFGITAGAHRLWSHRAYKAKWPLRFLLILLFTITGQKHVYAWALDHRVHHKYSETDADPHNAKRGFFFAHVGWLFTTPHPDVVAKRKAVDMSDLEADPLVMWQKRYYIPLFALLTIGFPVGVPCYFWSESVWTSFWVNFNFRFCVTLNIAFFVNSVAHMWGQRPYDKYISPVENVVVSIAALGEGWHNFHHVFPWDYKTGELGNYTFNLTTGFIDAFAHIGWAYNRKYVSPAMVRRRAIRSGDGSHVWGYGDADIPIEDLQELKQMDRKKE